The Prochlorococcus sp. MIT 0603 DNA window GCTTCGTATCTAAGTTGATCAAAATCAATCCGTACAAGATTCTTTCCTGCAATAAGTAATATACTGGTTGCAAACGCTGCATAAGTAAAAAGAGACAAGGTGAGTGTTTTACTTATAGTCCACAAAATAATAATATTTAATGAGAAAGTCAGTAATGCATCAAATATTCCTAAAGTAAACGATAGACTTTGTCCTGTAAAAGCTCTTGTATCATCTGTAATACGTTGGTCAGGATTGTCTACATCAGTTTCTTCTTCATCATTTGGGTTTAGAATATAATATGCTTTATTTTTCATATAATCTGAAATTAGACTTTTAGATAGCCATTCTCTCCATATCAGTCCTAGCTTATATGTGAAAAATATTTGTGAAACTCTTATTGGTAAAGCGACTATAAAACAAAAAGCATAAATCCATAATATTTTATAAAATCCAGACTCTTGTTTTTCTACTAATGCATTTGTGAGATCTCTTGCTATAAAACCAATACCAGCATTTATTCCATTGACAGCTAAAAGCATTATTACAATAATTCCAAGGAAAGACCAGTGAATCCATTTCTTATTACGTAGCTCATGTCTATAATTAAAGAATGATATACTTCCAATTAAAAATATTCCTATAAAGAAAACTCCCCACCAACTTGACCATATTGAATCTACTATTCCAACTACACCGCCAAAATATTTTTCTAATAAAATAGGTTGTATTTTTTCAAATAATTCTATTAAACCAGTTAATAAAATAAGAACTATTCCTCCTACACAAAATAAAAGTGATATAAGAAGCCATATAAAAGTCCAACCACTATTATGTTCGAGTGGAAGAAAAAAGGGCTGAGCTAATTTTCTTAAACTACCTAGTTGATCTTTTAGGGTTTTATGATTAGAAATGCTTTGTTCTGTCATGGCAATATAAGCAATGTTTATCCTTGTAAGAACCTATTTAATCCAATTCTATTATTCATTGCTTGCGAATGTTAACTAAAAGCTTCAAATTCTCATCAAATTTTTTTATTTAATATTGTTTGAACTTCAGAATCCATTTGTTAGAGGGTTTTTAGTCATTGTTTTCATTTTCGAAGTATCTAGAAAACTTTTATCTTGGGCTCCTTGTGTATTTGAGATTATCCTGGTGGCCAATTTAATTCACGTCCTCCAATGATATGTATATGGAGGTGAAAGACTGTTTGTCCGGCTTTTTCACCTGTGTTTATTACTGTTCTCCAATTGCTTAATCCTTCCTTTTTAGCAATTTGTGCAGATACAAGAAGTAAGTGGCCAAGTAATTCTTTATCTTCATCTTGTACTTCACGAAGACTACTGATTTTTTTTCTTGGTATTATCAGAATATGTACCGGAGCTTGTGGTTGGATATCTTTAAATCCAATACAGCTTGAATCGCTGTAAATTTGATCACATGGAATTTCTCCATTCAAAATTCTGCTAAAGATTGTTTCTTCAGTCATAAGAAACTTTTTTATCTAACTTTTAGATTCTATAGTTTTTAAAAAGTTTTGACTTGTTAGATTCAATTAAGAATTTATTTGTAATCAAATGTGCAATATAAAGATTTTACTTAGAAAAACTCATGCTAAATTATGTTATTGCAATCACATCTTTAGCTTGGAATCCATTATCTTTTAATTCCTTTTTTAATTCAGTTTGATTGGTTACTCTATCTACAAATAATACTCCATCTAAATGATCCATTTCATGTTGAATACACCTTGCAAGTAATCCATCAGGGCTTATTTTTTTTGGCCGCCCCATCTCATCTCTAAAATTAACTTTAATGGAAGATGGCCTAATGACATCAAGGTATACGCCTGGAATACTTAAACAACCTTCTTCATATGTATCTATAGAAGCACTAAATTCTGTAATTTCAGGGTTAATGAGAATAATTGGGGGAGT harbors:
- the def gene encoding peptide deformylase, which codes for MARTFTQLAINAEKQRTSNDVSKKPLDTPELKIHTLGNSVLRQSAQRISKVDSSIRDLVKQMLHSMYSAKGIGLAAPQVGIHKQLLVIDLDIENSTTPPIILINPEITEFSASIDTYEEGCLSIPGVYLDVIRPSSIKVNFRDEMGRPKKISPDGLLARCIQHEMDHLDGVLFVDRVTNQTELKKELKDNGFQAKDVIAIT
- a CDS encoding histidine triad nucleotide-binding protein gives rise to the protein MTEETIFSRILNGEIPCDQIYSDSSCIGFKDIQPQAPVHILIIPRKKISSLREVQDEDKELLGHLLLVSAQIAKKEGLSNWRTVINTGEKAGQTVFHLHIHIIGGRELNWPPG